Proteins from one Phyllobacterium zundukense genomic window:
- a CDS encoding DUF5110 domain-containing protein — MIPYIYSYEHQRNKTGVGIVRPLNFDWPADVNVRNNVDSWLFGEWLLASPVVEQRQQTKTIYLPQGTWTAWNSGTVYTGGQTINFNTQTWERNFPLFVRQGAIIPLMHEEVQYVGEKPLKELDVEVFPDTKRTSFEYYDDDGKTYDYEKGAYFLQTLSVQRTGNTVLFEAAVPEGVFKPELEYYTVKIHGPAATSVDMNGVNLDQVANLVALTGEGWFSGNDAAHGNIPVTYVRIKAQAKQSVTLTTQ, encoded by the coding sequence ATGATCCCCTATATTTACAGCTATGAACACCAGCGCAACAAGACCGGTGTCGGTATTGTCCGCCCGTTGAATTTCGATTGGCCAGCGGATGTGAACGTTCGCAATAATGTCGATAGCTGGCTGTTCGGCGAATGGCTGCTGGCATCTCCTGTCGTGGAGCAAAGACAGCAAACAAAGACTATCTATCTGCCGCAAGGAACCTGGACTGCTTGGAATTCCGGCACCGTATATACGGGCGGCCAAACGATCAACTTTAACACGCAAACATGGGAGCGAAATTTCCCGCTCTTCGTACGCCAGGGCGCGATTATCCCGCTGATGCACGAAGAAGTGCAGTATGTGGGAGAAAAGCCGCTGAAGGAATTGGACGTCGAAGTTTTCCCGGACACAAAACGTACATCCTTCGAGTATTATGATGATGACGGCAAGACGTATGACTATGAGAAGGGCGCCTATTTCCTGCAAACATTGTCCGTGCAAAGAACAGGAAACACCGTTCTATTCGAAGCAGCTGTGCCAGAAGGGGTTTTCAAGCCAGAACTCGAATATTATACCGTGAAAATTCATGGTCCCGCTGCCACGAGCGTCGACATGAATGGGGTGAATCTGGATCAGGTTGCAAACCTTGTCGCTCTGACCGGCGAAGGCTGGTTTTCTGGCAATGACGCAGCCCATGGCAATATACCTGTGACCTACGTCCGGATAAAAGCCCAGGCAAAGCAAAGCGTTACGCTGACGACCCAGTGA
- a CDS encoding DUF1499 domain-containing protein yields MRPHIRRRRSISARWSVRIAFLGLILFVLSGLGHRFERIETPEFLWLLAIVAGLALLALLLSLKGFTSVWRRGDMGFPSAFWGMVIAFVVLAPFATTLYQALLLPRIYDVSTDITDPPELFAAGQRGERMNPVVNDEDSRALQSSAYPQVTGRRYDGSPDRILTAINKVIAANGWTVVAQKGEPGVDEEILLEVVARTFLLGFTSDAVIRLSDEGETTYVDMRSVSRYGIHDLGENADRIIAFMTALDAEVQSARPEEETTEPAQ; encoded by the coding sequence ATGCGACCGCATATTCGACGCCGCCGATCGATTTCCGCCAGATGGTCGGTACGCATTGCGTTTCTTGGCCTCATTCTGTTTGTTCTTTCGGGACTTGGTCATCGGTTCGAACGTATCGAAACGCCGGAATTTCTCTGGCTGCTCGCCATCGTCGCCGGTCTCGCGCTGCTGGCGCTGTTGCTCAGTCTCAAGGGTTTCACCAGCGTCTGGCGCCGGGGCGATATGGGCTTTCCAAGTGCATTCTGGGGTATGGTGATCGCGTTCGTGGTGCTGGCGCCCTTTGCCACGACGCTCTACCAGGCGCTGTTGCTGCCGAGGATCTACGACGTTTCGACCGACATCACCGATCCGCCCGAGCTGTTCGCGGCAGGGCAAAGGGGCGAGCGTATGAACCCGGTCGTGAATGACGAGGACAGCCGCGCGCTTCAATCCAGCGCCTACCCGCAGGTGACCGGCCGTCGCTATGATGGCTCGCCTGATCGTATTCTGACCGCAATCAACAAGGTCATCGCCGCCAATGGCTGGACGGTTGTTGCCCAAAAAGGCGAGCCTGGCGTTGATGAGGAAATCCTGCTCGAAGTGGTGGCCCGAACCTTTTTGCTCGGTTTCACCAGCGATGCGGTTATCCGCCTTTCCGATGAGGGCGAAACCACCTATGTCGACATGCGCTCGGTCTCACGCTACGGCATCCACGATCTGGGCGAGAATGCCGACCGCATCATTGCCTTCATGACCGCTCTCGATGCCGAAGTGCAGAGCGCCCGGCCCGAAGAGGAAACAACCGAACCGGCGCAGTAG
- a CDS encoding TIM-barrel domain-containing protein — MNRIQISILSLMLLPGLAGCDDSKQTPDSSTFVGLPGPQGALGDKGANGDKGPVGEMGPVGEKGPVGEKGGSTGDPITRKVEPVKDGTVTPRPGGFDVQLQEDVLEVRAAASNALRVHFLPKGKATAPTQVIDPNLKMDAAFQLDSGADGKSTQMKSAHFSASWDAVASLLTINNAENESVMWLKTDDLKKGQLVIRHKDTDTLYGIGGAARYDDAATIYRDQEVGLSTGAQGHAGAPLVWSTGGYGVLVDTMGSRDRKIELRNQDRIKFTDTSKKDIDAYLLVGRPTELFGAVAKISGRTPLFPKWAMGFTNSQWGADDVWTSLRYGPQAGPLAGRLAGMTEEKFRNIIARYRNSNIPIDAFTFDLDWMYWGGTDGSGTNVPYGQFNGTLSDSPA, encoded by the coding sequence TTGAACCGCATTCAAATTTCTATTCTGAGCTTGATGTTATTGCCCGGTCTCGCCGGTTGCGACGATTCAAAACAGACACCGGATAGCAGCACATTTGTTGGCTTGCCCGGGCCCCAGGGCGCTCTCGGTGACAAGGGCGCGAACGGCGATAAAGGCCCCGTCGGCGAAATGGGGCCGGTTGGCGAAAAGGGGCCGGTTGGCGAAAAGGGTGGATCGACTGGCGATCCCATTACGCGCAAGGTCGAGCCGGTAAAAGACGGTACCGTCACACCAAGGCCGGGTGGTTTTGATGTGCAGCTGCAGGAGGACGTTCTTGAAGTCCGCGCCGCGGCATCAAATGCACTGCGCGTGCATTTTCTTCCCAAGGGGAAGGCGACAGCGCCGACGCAAGTCATCGACCCCAACCTGAAAATGGATGCAGCATTTCAGCTCGACTCGGGTGCCGATGGCAAGTCCACGCAGATGAAATCGGCACATTTCAGCGCATCCTGGGATGCGGTGGCCTCATTGCTGACCATTAACAATGCGGAAAATGAATCGGTGATGTGGCTCAAAACCGATGATCTGAAGAAAGGTCAGCTGGTTATACGGCATAAAGATACGGATACGCTCTACGGTATCGGGGGAGCTGCCAGATATGATGATGCCGCAACGATCTATCGAGACCAGGAAGTGGGTTTGAGTACTGGTGCTCAGGGTCATGCTGGCGCCCCCCTGGTGTGGAGCACGGGCGGTTATGGCGTGCTCGTCGACACAATGGGTTCGAGGGATAGAAAAATTGAATTGCGCAACCAAGACCGTATCAAGTTCACGGACACCTCGAAGAAGGATATCGATGCCTACTTGCTCGTTGGACGACCGACGGAACTTTTCGGTGCCGTTGCCAAAATAAGTGGTCGCACGCCGCTTTTTCCAAAATGGGCGATGGGCTTTACCAATAGTCAGTGGGGTGCGGATGACGTTTGGACCAGTTTGAGGTATGGTCCTCAAGCTGGTCCGCTGGCCGGTCGCTTGGCCGGCATGACGGAGGAAAAGTTTCGTAATATTATTGCAAGATATCGTAACAGTAACATTCCAATCGATGCCTTCACCTTTGATCTCGATTGGATGTATTGGGGTGGTACGGACGGTAGCGGAACCAACGTCCCCTACGGCCAGTTTAATGGAACACTGAGCGATTCCCCGGCATGA
- a CDS encoding MBL fold metallo-hydrolase produces the protein MNLVFDKVFAPHYGEAIDIAPNVKRITVNNPSPFTFHGTNSYLIGKDTLALIDPGPIDEAHKATLLRTIAGRPVSHIFVSHTHRDHSPLASVLKDELGATLVAEGPHRPSRPLHTGEINFLDASGDTDFVPDIHAADNSLIEGDGWGLRSIHTPGHTANHVVFALEGTDILFSADHVMAWATTIVAPPDGSMSDYMASLDRLLERHDKVYFPGHGGPVTKPKTFMRGLKAHRKMRERAILERVRAGDRTIPAMVKVIYRETDPRLHGAAALSVLAHLEDMVARGLVQTEGSPAIDCVYWA, from the coding sequence ATGAATCTCGTTTTCGACAAGGTATTTGCGCCGCACTACGGCGAAGCCATTGATATTGCGCCGAATGTCAAACGTATCACGGTCAACAATCCAAGCCCGTTCACCTTCCACGGTACGAACTCCTATCTGATCGGCAAAGATACGCTCGCGCTAATCGATCCAGGTCCCATCGACGAAGCGCACAAGGCGACGCTCCTGCGCACCATCGCCGGCCGGCCGGTCAGCCATATTTTCGTCAGCCACACACACCGCGATCATTCGCCCCTGGCAAGCGTGTTGAAGGATGAACTCGGCGCAACTCTCGTGGCTGAAGGTCCGCACCGCCCCTCCCGCCCGCTGCACACGGGAGAGATCAATTTTCTCGATGCGAGCGGTGACACCGATTTCGTGCCGGACATACATGCCGCCGACAATTCGCTTATCGAAGGAGACGGCTGGGGGCTTCGAAGCATCCATACTCCCGGCCACACGGCAAATCACGTCGTTTTCGCGCTCGAAGGTACGGATATCCTGTTTTCTGCAGATCACGTCATGGCCTGGGCAACCACCATCGTCGCGCCGCCCGATGGCTCGATGTCGGACTATATGGCGTCGCTGGACCGCCTGCTTGAGCGCCACGACAAGGTGTACTTTCCTGGCCACGGCGGCCCGGTTACCAAACCGAAAACCTTCATGCGCGGCCTGAAAGCGCACAGGAAAATGCGCGAGCGCGCAATTCTGGAACGGGTGCGTGCCGGAGACCGCACCATTCCTGCCATGGTCAAGGTAATCTACCGCGAGACCGACCCGCGCTTGCACGGCGCCGCGGCCCTCTCCGTGCTGGCGCATCTTGAGGATATGGTCGCGCGGGGCCTCGTGCAGACCGAAGGTAGCCCGGCGATCGACTGCGTTTATTGGGCGTGA
- a CDS encoding aminotransferase: MANGHPLTNVQQRDINAVLHPYTPLHKLAETGPLVMGHGKGVYLYDTQGKEYIEGMSGLWCAGLGFGDEEMIEAANEQMRTLPYYHLFGGKGMEPAIELAEKLKEIAPVPISKVFYTSSGSEANDTQVKLAWYYNNARGRPEKKKIISRVKAYHGVTVMAASLTGLPGNHKGWDLPVDRVLHTDCPHYYRFGLEGESEAEFVVRLAKSLKDMIEREGPETIAAFIAEPVMGAGGVIVPPSGYFAAIEPILREHDILIIADEVINGFGRTGNWWGSQSVGMTPTTISAAKQLTAAYAPLGAVLVPEDVYQAYVDHSAQLGSFGHGFTYGGHPVGCALGVKAIEIYQRRNIVEYVRSLTPAFEARLNKVKDHPLVGEVRSCGLVGAVELVADKATKRSFDPAHGVGSNLAKFLEGHGAILRALGDTIAFCPPMVITEDELNELFNRFELALADTEAFVSKNNLRAL, encoded by the coding sequence ATGGCGAATGGCCATCCCCTTACCAATGTCCAGCAGCGCGATATCAACGCGGTTTTGCACCCTTATACCCCCCTCCACAAGCTTGCAGAAACCGGACCGCTGGTCATGGGGCATGGCAAGGGCGTCTACCTCTACGACACGCAGGGCAAGGAATATATAGAGGGCATGTCGGGCCTGTGGTGCGCGGGTCTCGGCTTCGGCGACGAAGAGATGATCGAGGCGGCCAATGAGCAGATGCGCACCCTGCCCTATTACCATCTCTTCGGTGGCAAGGGTATGGAGCCTGCTATCGAACTGGCTGAAAAGCTTAAGGAAATCGCCCCTGTACCAATCTCGAAGGTGTTCTACACGTCCTCCGGTTCCGAGGCCAACGACACGCAGGTCAAGCTTGCCTGGTACTATAACAACGCCCGTGGCCGGCCGGAAAAGAAGAAGATCATCTCCCGTGTCAAGGCCTATCATGGGGTGACCGTAATGGCCGCATCTTTGACCGGCCTGCCCGGAAACCACAAGGGTTGGGATTTGCCAGTGGACCGCGTGCTGCATACGGATTGCCCGCATTATTACCGCTTCGGCCTCGAAGGCGAAAGCGAAGCGGAATTCGTCGTGCGTCTTGCCAAGTCATTGAAAGATATGATCGAACGCGAAGGACCCGAGACGATTGCAGCCTTTATCGCCGAGCCTGTCATGGGTGCTGGCGGCGTCATCGTTCCGCCTTCGGGGTACTTCGCCGCCATCGAACCGATCTTGCGCGAGCATGATATTCTCATTATCGCCGACGAAGTCATCAACGGTTTCGGCCGTACGGGCAACTGGTGGGGCAGCCAGAGCGTTGGCATGACGCCGACAACGATTTCAGCCGCCAAACAGTTGACAGCGGCCTATGCGCCGCTCGGCGCCGTGCTCGTCCCCGAGGACGTCTACCAGGCTTATGTCGACCACAGCGCCCAGCTCGGCAGTTTCGGCCATGGCTTCACCTATGGCGGTCATCCGGTCGGGTGCGCGCTCGGCGTGAAGGCAATCGAAATTTACCAGCGCCGGAATATTGTCGAGTATGTTCGCAGCCTGACGCCAGCCTTTGAAGCCCGATTGAACAAGGTCAAAGATCATCCACTCGTGGGTGAGGTTCGTTCCTGCGGGCTTGTTGGCGCGGTCGAATTGGTTGCTGACAAGGCAACAAAACGTTCTTTCGATCCGGCGCACGGTGTTGGATCAAATCTTGCCAAGTTCCTGGAGGGACATGGCGCGATACTTCGAGCTCTGGGCGATACGATCGCCTTCTGCCCACCGATGGTCATTACTGAGGACGAACTTAACGAACTCTTCAACCGCTTCGAATTGGCTCTGGCCGACACCGAAGCGTTCGTTTCGAAAAACAATCTGCGCGCGTTATAA
- the puuE gene encoding allantoinase PuuE, producing the protein MPDYPRNLIGYGRNPPDPKWPGGAKLAVQFVVNYEEGAESSILDNDAASECLLSEIVGAQPWPGQRNLNMESIYEYGSRAGFWRLWRMFTRRNLPVTVYGVTLAMARNPEAVAAMKEADWEIASHGLRWLEYKDFPEDLERQHILEAVRLHTEITGSRPLGIYQGKPSDNTLKIVMEEGGFVYSADSYADELPYWVEGPKGPHLIVPYTLDANDMRFATPQGFNSGDQFFTYLKDTFDCLLREGKDGAPKMMSVGLHCRLAGRPGRAAALERFLDYIQHHEDVWITRRIDIAKHWHENHRDL; encoded by the coding sequence ATGCCAGACTATCCCCGCAATCTCATTGGCTATGGCCGTAATCCGCCCGACCCGAAATGGCCGGGTGGCGCGAAGCTGGCTGTGCAATTCGTTGTCAATTACGAAGAGGGCGCAGAGAGCTCGATCCTCGACAATGATGCGGCATCCGAATGCCTGCTTTCGGAGATAGTCGGCGCACAACCCTGGCCGGGCCAGCGCAATCTCAACATGGAATCGATCTATGAATATGGGTCACGCGCCGGTTTCTGGCGGCTGTGGCGCATGTTCACGCGTCGTAACCTGCCGGTGACAGTCTATGGCGTGACGCTCGCCATGGCACGCAATCCGGAAGCGGTTGCAGCCATGAAAGAGGCTGATTGGGAGATCGCCAGCCATGGCCTGCGCTGGCTTGAATACAAGGATTTCCCGGAAGACCTGGAGCGCCAGCACATCCTCGAGGCTGTGCGCCTGCACACGGAAATCACCGGCTCGCGGCCGCTCGGGATCTATCAGGGCAAGCCCTCCGACAACACGCTGAAAATCGTCATGGAGGAGGGCGGGTTCGTCTATTCTGCTGACAGTTACGCCGACGAACTGCCCTATTGGGTGGAAGGGCCAAAGGGACCGCACCTGATCGTGCCCTATACGCTCGACGCCAATGACATGCGCTTTGCAACGCCGCAAGGGTTCAACTCCGGCGATCAGTTCTTTACCTATCTGAAAGATACGTTCGATTGCCTGCTTCGCGAAGGCAAGGACGGCGCGCCAAAGATGATGTCGGTCGGGTTGCATTGCCGGTTGGCAGGACGTCCGGGACGGGCGGCGGCGCTGGAGCGGTTTCTCGACTACATCCAGCACCACGAGGATGTGTGGATCACACGCCGTATAGACATTGCAAAACACTGGCATGAAAACCATCGAGACCTTTGA
- a CDS encoding alkaline phosphatase family protein, which translates to MERRDFIKMLGLAGTSAAAYAACSNYMSEALAQSTSIEDLLSSAAHCQPGSLEDVEHVILLMQENRSFDHYYGTFRGVRGFGDPRPLKLRDGTSVFQQPNAQPIARASYLLNHASWGGMESIVTTADAKTIKRELKQKISDALPKYAVQINLQIDGLRDDFFAHIVKGEWNSILPPAMVGKAVPELLEDLKNGLILFKPQDVDADFAALVKANLVSLLDNAAVAGFIAEQLKGAGGGFDIATIKTLISSFSGQQLLGMLLPMLAKIINIDEVKKAWPAAEKVLPSLKTGLPKPAEVFYKIREYAHWYETATIADIAHLLPKTIPGLPFPIESLYSAPIRAIPGLLPMLTPELFLKILPGDIFKFIKKDQIETYYPQIVDWLVGKGHIKPFQIRRGDKSAGEYQSFGLPHTYDDARDAINHGWNNQWMLTKGQDAMAHLDTAKDIPFYHKLAQAFTICDGYHCSSHAGTDPNRAHFYTGTGGGWTDNALFSGLTGERPDWKTYPEKLQELKVDWKFYQNGLDGDPFFGNFGDNILPYFKQYQDDTTDIAKRAMSVNTVLRTSASVPSQFEQDVRNDTLPAVSWINAPQVFCEHPGGISPHFGEYYVNEILKVLAANPKVFRKTVFIINYDENDGFFDHVPPPLPPLPTMKGAGKVSKGIVFSNDPKNPDAEHAVKLVQDLDPEDKRFLPDTPRDQSTMGLGNRVPCLIISPWTVGGRVCSELFDHTSTLRFLDAWLSARGLQPADTTFENISSWRRAICGDMTSAFDFTHKLDMVAKDGKDGLDAAAKMITDNPISNYLGLTKTQQDGLKASQPKYEGVSADIAKDLADETRKKQDKGQADLLPIGYDFTVVSRLMTPQGGDQPDTLRLAFSNKGSIGVALNVYTYGKFDQGRGASFYALEKAGKDGTPVTLTDDYDLAAGQGQYQFAVHGPNGFLSEFKGNAQDYNHNLIADIVNITALDDGKNVRIDFSQWPADATDTLLMINAYTKENVAVATGTPSITIATTDGWYDVAFIDNMSENVLEISTSGYLRRYAGHIENGKISKTDPAIGRKYDEKTRIYEGLTV; encoded by the coding sequence ATGGAAAGACGTGATTTCATCAAGATGCTGGGACTTGCCGGCACCAGCGCAGCTGCCTACGCGGCCTGCTCCAATTACATGAGTGAGGCGCTGGCGCAATCCACCTCTATTGAGGATCTGCTGAGCTCTGCTGCGCATTGTCAGCCGGGATCGCTTGAGGATGTGGAGCATGTGATCCTGCTCATGCAGGAGAACCGCTCCTTCGACCATTATTACGGCACGTTTCGCGGGGTGCGCGGCTTTGGCGACCCGCGGCCTTTGAAACTCCGGGACGGCACTTCCGTTTTCCAGCAGCCCAACGCGCAGCCAATCGCCCGTGCAAGCTATCTTCTCAACCATGCCAGTTGGGGTGGAATGGAGTCTATAGTTACGACAGCAGATGCCAAAACCATAAAGCGCGAGTTGAAGCAAAAGATCAGCGATGCTCTGCCGAAATATGCGGTGCAAATAAACCTGCAAATCGATGGGCTCCGGGACGATTTCTTTGCTCATATTGTCAAGGGCGAATGGAACAGTATTTTGCCACCGGCAATGGTGGGAAAAGCCGTTCCGGAACTGCTCGAGGATTTGAAGAACGGCCTGATATTGTTCAAGCCGCAGGATGTCGACGCGGATTTTGCTGCTCTGGTCAAAGCCAACCTCGTCTCTCTATTGGACAATGCTGCGGTGGCGGGTTTCATCGCCGAACAGCTGAAGGGAGCTGGCGGCGGGTTCGATATTGCAACGATCAAGACTTTAATCTCATCATTTTCGGGCCAGCAACTCCTCGGCATGCTGCTGCCGATGCTGGCGAAGATTATCAACATCGATGAAGTGAAAAAAGCCTGGCCGGCTGCCGAGAAGGTCTTGCCTTCGCTAAAGACGGGACTGCCGAAGCCGGCGGAAGTTTTTTACAAGATCCGTGAATACGCCCACTGGTACGAGACAGCCACCATTGCCGATATCGCACATTTGCTACCGAAGACCATTCCCGGTTTACCATTCCCGATAGAGAGTCTTTATTCCGCGCCGATAAGGGCAATCCCTGGGCTGCTACCGATGTTAACTCCCGAACTGTTTCTCAAGATATTGCCCGGTGACATTTTCAAATTCATCAAAAAGGATCAGATCGAGACCTACTATCCGCAAATTGTCGATTGGCTGGTGGGCAAAGGTCATATCAAGCCGTTCCAGATCCGCCGCGGAGACAAGTCGGCGGGAGAATACCAGTCGTTCGGTCTCCCCCACACCTATGATGACGCGAGAGACGCTATCAACCACGGCTGGAATAACCAATGGATGCTGACGAAGGGTCAAGATGCCATGGCGCATCTTGATACCGCCAAGGACATTCCCTTTTATCACAAGCTCGCGCAGGCCTTCACGATTTGCGATGGCTACCATTGTTCGTCGCACGCTGGAACCGACCCGAACCGCGCGCATTTCTATACCGGCACGGGGGGCGGCTGGACAGACAACGCCTTGTTCAGCGGCCTTACCGGAGAGCGGCCGGACTGGAAAACCTATCCGGAAAAATTGCAGGAATTGAAGGTTGACTGGAAATTCTACCAGAACGGACTTGATGGCGATCCGTTTTTCGGCAATTTCGGCGATAATATATTGCCCTATTTCAAGCAGTATCAGGATGACACCACGGACATCGCCAAGCGAGCGATGAGTGTCAACACGGTGCTGCGCACCTCTGCCAGCGTTCCTTCGCAATTCGAGCAGGATGTCAGGAATGACACATTGCCCGCCGTGTCATGGATCAATGCGCCGCAGGTCTTTTGCGAACATCCAGGAGGCATCTCGCCGCATTTCGGCGAATACTATGTCAACGAGATTTTGAAGGTGCTCGCGGCCAACCCGAAAGTCTTCCGGAAGACCGTGTTCATCATCAACTACGATGAGAATGACGGCTTTTTCGACCATGTTCCGCCACCCTTGCCCCCGCTGCCGACGATGAAGGGCGCAGGCAAGGTTTCGAAGGGTATCGTATTTTCGAATGATCCGAAAAACCCCGATGCCGAGCATGCCGTCAAGCTGGTGCAGGATCTGGACCCTGAGGACAAGCGTTTCTTGCCCGATACGCCGAGGGATCAATCGACAATGGGTCTCGGCAATCGCGTGCCCTGCCTGATCATCTCGCCCTGGACAGTGGGTGGCAGGGTCTGCTCCGAGCTTTTCGACCACACATCGACCTTGCGCTTTCTCGATGCGTGGCTCAGCGCCCGGGGTTTGCAACCGGCTGATACGACGTTTGAGAATATCTCCTCATGGCGCCGTGCCATTTGCGGGGACATGACCAGCGCTTTCGACTTCACCCACAAGCTCGATATGGTGGCAAAGGACGGCAAGGATGGGCTTGACGCGGCGGCAAAGATGATCACCGACAATCCTATTTCAAACTATCTTGGCCTGACGAAGACGCAGCAGGATGGGCTCAAGGCCAGTCAGCCCAAATATGAAGGCGTGAGCGCGGATATAGCCAAGGATCTTGCCGATGAAACCCGGAAAAAACAGGATAAGGGGCAGGCCGATCTTTTGCCGATTGGCTATGATTTTACCGTGGTTTCACGCCTGATGACGCCACAGGGCGGCGACCAGCCTGATACGCTGCGCCTTGCCTTCAGCAACAAAGGCAGTATTGGTGTGGCGCTGAATGTCTATACCTATGGAAAGTTTGACCAAGGGCGTGGCGCCTCGTTCTATGCACTGGAAAAGGCGGGCAAGGACGGCACGCCGGTCACGTTGACCGACGACTATGATCTGGCCGCGGGCCAGGGGCAGTATCAGTTTGCAGTGCATGGCCCTAATGGCTTCTTGAGCGAATTCAAGGGAAATGCCCAGGACTACAACCATAATTTGATCGCCGATATCGTGAACATAACGGCCTTGGATGATGGCAAAAATGTCCGCATCGATTTCAGCCAGTGGCCGGCTGACGCTACCGATACTCTGCTGATGATCAACGCCTATACGAAGGAGAATGTGGCCGTTGCTACCGGAACTCCATCGATAACCATCGCCACCACGGATGGATGGTATGATGTAGCCTTTATCGACAATATGTCGGAAAACGTTCTGGAGATCAGCACCAGCGGTTATCTACGCCGCTACGCCGGGCATATCGAAAACGGCAAGATCAGCAAGACCGACCCGGCTATCGGCAGGAAATATGACGAGAAAACGAGAATCTACGAGGGCTTGACGGTCTGA
- a CDS encoding alkaline phosphatase family protein yields the protein MDRREFIKMLGIAGTSATAYAACSTYMQEALAQSTVIDDLLTASAGCKLGSLKDIDHVIFLMQENRSFDHYYGTVRGVRGFGDPRPLRLKNGESVFNQPKGKVKLNGGHIKPFQIRRGVESAGDYKSFGLAHGYNDGLSV from the coding sequence ATGGACAGACGTGAGTTCATCAAGATGCTGGGTATTGCCGGCACGAGCGCTACAGCCTATGCGGCTTGTTCCACCTATATGCAGGAGGCATTGGCGCAATCGACTGTGATCGATGATCTCCTGACCGCTTCGGCCGGTTGCAAGCTCGGCTCGCTCAAGGACATCGATCATGTCATTTTCCTGATGCAGGAAAACCGCTCCTTCGATCATTATTATGGCACGGTGCGCGGCGTGCGTGGCTTCGGCGATCCGCGACCGCTGCGGCTAAAAAACGGCGAGAGCGTTTTCAACCAGCCGAAAGGGAAGGTCAAGCTCAACGGCGGCCACATCAAGCCGTTTCAGATAAGACGCGGAGTGGAATCGGCAGGCGATTACAAGTCGTTCGGATTGGCCCACGGCTATAATGATGGTTTATCTGTTTGA
- a CDS encoding biotin transporter BioY, whose translation MIAAQTRSLAETFQPEGQLAKAVWFVSLALVGTALMTLAAKTKVDMVFVNVTMQTFAVFAISAAYGSRLAVATMALYLLEGALGMPVFTGTPEKGIGLAYMVGPTGGYLLSYIAAAWIVGRAADNGFTRNPIVLGLAMLAGEVIILGMGFLWMAYLFGFEKALAYGVGVFIVGDMLKLALAAAVVPAVGSLLKRR comes from the coding sequence ATGATTGCTGCCCAAACTCGTTCTCTCGCCGAGACGTTCCAGCCGGAAGGCCAGCTCGCCAAAGCCGTGTGGTTTGTCTCGCTCGCCCTCGTCGGTACTGCGCTGATGACGCTTGCCGCCAAGACCAAGGTCGACATGGTCTTTGTCAACGTGACGATGCAGACATTTGCGGTGTTCGCGATCTCGGCGGCTTATGGTTCGCGGCTCGCGGTTGCGACGATGGCGCTTTACCTGCTCGAGGGTGCGCTCGGCATGCCAGTGTTCACCGGGACACCGGAAAAGGGCATCGGGCTGGCCTACATGGTTGGACCGACGGGCGGCTATCTCCTGTCGTATATCGCTGCCGCCTGGATCGTCGGCCGCGCTGCCGACAACGGCTTTACCCGCAACCCGATTGTCCTTGGTCTCGCCATGCTGGCGGGCGAGGTGATTATCCTCGGCATGGGCTTCCTGTGGATGGCTTATCTCTTCGGCTTCGAAAAGGCGCTGGCCTATGGCGTCGGTGTTTTCATCGTCGGCGATATGTTGAAGCTCGCGCTGGCGGCAGCGGTTGTTCCGGCCGTTGGATCCCTGCTCAAGCGCCGGTGA